The proteins below come from a single Leishmania infantum JPCM5 genome chromosome 6 genomic window:
- a CDS encoding putative ribonuclease H1: protein MSTSLSAATPSTTASKPLATTTTTSSPGAFEVVYVDGACSHNGTSHARAGYGGYYGSMSDPRNFSCPVPLTESQTNNRGEVRAVIHAIVQAFVDAGAPADALEATHLVDPSAWPLVNLTRPLPHLIIYTDSRYVIDGLTRYAKKWVQNGFLLSTNEPVQNQDLWRQLIRLRDRYNTLYARQQHDQQRARQWGDGHHNEADLAEPVRYTCQNTLNDKSEGVELIHVRGHSKVHGNEMADSLAVMGSRLHRS from the coding sequence ATGTcgacctctctctctgcagcgACTCCCTCGACGACAGCCTCGAAGCCgcttgccaccaccaccacgaccagcTCACCTGGGGCTTTCGAGGTGGTTTACGTGGACGGTGCGTGCAGCCACAATGGAACTTCCCATGCGCGGGCCGGATACGGCGGTTACTACGGCTCCATGTCAGATCCGCGCAACTTCTCGTGTCCGGTGCCGCTGACAGAGTCGCAGACGAACAACCGTGGAGAGGTGCGCGCCGTCATACACGCGATTGTTCAGGCTTTCGTCGATGCTGGCGCCCCTGCAgatgcgctggaggcgaCCCACCTCGTCGACCCGTCGGCGTGGCCCCTCGTCAACCTCACACGACCACTGCCACATCTCATTATCTACACAGACAGCCGCTATGTTATCGACGGGCTCACCCGGTACGCGAAGAAATGGGTGCAGAACGGCTTCTTGCTGTCGACGAATGAGCCGGTGCAAAACCAGGACTTGTGGAGGCAGCTGATCCGGCTGCGCGACCGGTACAACACGCTTTAcgcgaggcagcagcacgaccagcagcgcgcgcgtcaATGGGGTGACGGGCACCACAACGAGGCAGACCTTGCAGAGCCGGTACGGTACACGTGCCAGAACACCCTGAACGACAAGAGTGAGGGCGTTGAGCTGATTCACGTGCGAGGTCACTCGAAGGTTCACGGTAACGAGATGGCTGACTCGCTGGCGGTGATGGGGTCTCGACTGCACAGATCGTAg
- a CDS encoding MYND finger domain-like protein, producing the protein MVLHIYHAAVGEKEFQFSTNINKLTQETYELDVNEAIEEVSSTILEQLTDEDALCCVCKAAPATRLIHHTMLFAETFPPRVEDLPQPVCNSANCEVVAKSRYLMDMEDATTAQGMPSPNGCFHCHKGARGAATTSVPLQRCSRCKVAKYCSVECQKADWKVHKQVCTPG; encoded by the coding sequence ATGGTGCTTCACATCTACCATGCCGCCGTGGGGGAGAAGGAGTTTCAGTTTTCCACCAACATCAACAAGCTCACGCAGGAGACGTACGAGCTCGACGTTAACGAAGCCATCGAGGAGGTCAGCTCCACCATTCTCGAGCAGCTGACGGACGAGGATGCgctctgctgcgtgtgcaAGGCAGCACCTGCGACACGACTGATTCACCACACGATGCTCTTTGCCGAGACCTTTCCTCCACGCGTGGAGGACCTGCCGCAGCCGGTGTGCAACTCCGCCAACTGCGAGGTAGTAGCCAAGTCGCGGTACTTGATGGACATGGAGGATGCCACCACAGCACAGGGGATGCCGAGCCCCAACGGCTGCTTTCATTGTCACAAGGGGGCGCGGGGTGCAGCGACAACGTCAGTACCGCTTCAGCGCTGCAGTCGGTGCAAGGTGGCCAAGTATTGCAGTGTCGAGTGCCAGAAGGCGGACTGGAAGGTGCACAAGCAGGTGTGTACCCCCGGGTAG
- a CDS encoding putative folate/biopterin transporter — protein MAANYREDREKDNEFNSRLRVNLSAIDDIDNVNQADDKPDEAAGEEGHYVHPDARALFEKMPCLERIPIFGKSCQGYGPRCTFSLGLVYFLNKGVGYSLINYACFSMFTSRFGVSGVRYQRLASIAKLGFSIKAFAAMTSDSLAIFGYTKRWYCAAACIVGAALTVGYGCLPKKESSADIAAGFIFLTSFCIANVDILSEGHYSRLMRRRPASGPSLISWIWWFILSATIVGAVIQGPLSDKELPQVGLFIAAATQLLSALFFVWNWYGEGTNREEQLADALTLKRELNRALRERQLVSSFRATGSGKEEDGKADSGLDKPVSAEAAAYYNAEGELNGDFALDTLHDGGETAEDEAPALNIVSCCGGIVEINKGVCMRNWRIFVYSSLMACSVITMMCVTILGTRWQLLYSCIAVVLACGACAFWALPFLIAKVSIYFFSYAFLYLQLPGALDSFYMASKECYPEGPHFSYVFYNTIGAVIGNLAGIAAVAAFPYLFSKHSLRFTLMFTYFIQVLASAFDIIIVKRWNLYIGIPDHAMYLFGDAIVYEVSYYLAWMPTVILLSRICPRGSESMVYALVAGFGNLGASMSNTVGSLLMEFKWPITTKDTCDFSNVPMLLLIGHILLPMLIVPLSFVLVPAARICDDIDVNGNIIKQKARSLHRKQRREPGEPINELPP, from the coding sequence ATGGCGGCCAACTACCGAGAAGACCGCGAGAAGGACAATGAGTTTAACAGCCGCCTTCGCGTAAACCTCTCTGCGATCGATGACATCGACAATGTGAATCAGGCTGATGACAAACCCGATGAGGCTGCCGGGGAGGAGGGCCACTACGTCCACCCCGATGCACGCGCGCTGTTCGAAAAGATGCCGTGCCTGGAGCGCATCCCGATCTTTGGCAAGAGTTGCCAGGGCTACGGCCCTCGGTGCACCTTCTCTCTGGGCCTCGTGTACTTCCTGAATAAGGGTGTCGGGTACAGCCTGATCAACTACGCGTGTTTCTCTATGTTCACCTCCCGCTTCGGCGTGTCGGGGGTGCGTTACCAGCGCCTGGCCAGCATTGCCAAGCTGGGCTTCTCCATCAAGGCCTTTGCCGCCATGACGTCCGACTCGCTGGCGATTTTCGGCTACACGAAGCGCTGGTactgcgcggcggcctgcATCGTTGGCGCCGCCCTCACTGTAGGGTACGGCTGCCTGCCGAAGAAGGAGTCCAGCGCTGACATCGCTGCCGGCTTCATCTTTCTCACGAGCTTCTGCATCGCGAACGTGGATATTCTCTCTGAGGGCCACTACAGCCGCCTCATGCGCCGTCGCCCCGCGTCGGGCCCCTCCCTCATCAGCTGGATCTGGTGGTTCATCCTGTCGGCGACCATCGTCGGTGCCGTTATCCAGGGACCGCTTTCGGACAAGGAACTACCTCAGGTGGGCCTGTTCATtgccgctgcgacgcagcTCCTCAGCGCTCTCTTCTTTGTGTGGAACTGGTATGGCGAGGGGACGAAccgcgaggagcagctggcagATGCTCTGACACTGAAGAGGGAACTGAACCGCGCGCTGCGGGAGCGCCAGCTGGTGTCGTCGTTCCGGGCcacgggcagcggcaaggaggaggacggcaaGGCGGACTCCGGACTCGATAAGCCCgtgtcggcggaggcggctgcctATTACAACGCTGAGGGGGAGCTGAACGGCGACTTCGCGCTTGACACGCTGCACGACGGCGGGGAGACGGCCGAGGACGAGGCCCCCGCGCTGAACATtgtgagctgctgcggcggcatcgtggAGATCAACAAGGGCGTCTGCATGCGCAACTGGCGCATCTTTGTGTACAGCTCACTGATGGCGTGCTCGGTGATCACCATGATGTGCGTCACCATCCTGGGCACGCGCTGGCAACTGCTGTACTCCTGCATCGCAGTGGTGTTGGCGTGTGGGGCTTGCGCCTTTTGGGCCCTGCCGTTTCTCATCGCCAAGGTGAGCATATACTTCTTCAGCTACGCCTTTCTGTACCTGCAGCTACCCGGCGCGCTGGACAGCTTCTACATGGCATCGAAGGAGTGCTACCCGGAGGGCCCGCACTTCTCATACGTCTTCTACAACACGATCGGTGCCGTTATTGGCAACCTGGCTGGTATcgcggctgtcgctgcgTTCCCGTACCTTTTCTCGAAGCACAGCCTCCGCTTCACGCTCATGTTCACGTACTTCATCCAGGtgctcgcctccgccttcgACATCATCATCGTGAAGCGCTGGAACCTATACATTGGCATCCCGGATCACGCCATGTACCTCTTCGGCGACGCCATTGTGTACGAGGTGAGCTACTACCTCGCCTGGATGCCAACGGTGATATTGCTGTCCCGCATCTGCCCACGCGGCTCCGAGAGCATGGTGTACGCGCTGGTCGCCGGCTTCGGCAACCTGGGCGCCTCCATGTCCAACACGGTGGGCTCCCTGCTGATGGAGTTTAAGTGGCCCATCACGACGAAGGACACGTGCGACTTCTCGAATGTGCCGATGCTGCTCTTGATTGGTCACATCCTGCTGCCGATGCTGATTGTGCCGCTGAGCTTTGTGCTGGTGCCGGCCGCGCGCATCTGCGACGACATCGACGTCAACGGCAACATCATCAAGCAAAAGGCGCGGTCGCTGCAccgcaagcagcgccgcgagccTGGGGAGCCGATTAACGAGTTGCCTCCATAA